A stretch of the Lineus longissimus chromosome 12, tnLinLong1.2, whole genome shotgun sequence genome encodes the following:
- the LOC135497311 gene encoding uncharacterized protein LOC135497311, whose amino-acid sequence MFWRFLCVVESWSFDILSRLTGTGWDKLDSSRKKNVTPWRTLCMYCTFLFSWVKGLLLNRVQSAGIDNNEQLLRQSRFGSVSALQSLVKDGADVNAKDKVSDQTALMYSTANGNSDVTSYLVEAGADVNARDNTGQSALMIAAQVGYSDIAKCLVEAGADVNAQDIYNKSALWLSAWYGHIDIVGYLIEAGADVDVEAKRDDTSTNAFAIAMATEFGHKETVLALIKAGANINLYFNERTLLSIAATNGHKDVFLALHEAGATENRYNFISMLEDCIKDGHLEISQLIGNLVADDDVIRSDILRMFEKIPYQDGILCIDSLRTLILLFDKLNIPISLNKSSIPFQDTIDYGTHSALCERGNLLTNTSTLPEDLASLPNVSELITCPGIGNINCLPNGTAEEISKFTYDVVLAMVEKLNSDIDTEHNLGSAVMVKCGSAAEGTKTVLPDEFDYDITFKTDRETGQVVDFRHDNSDDGYKFYSRRKTNEAVKIGTNSQTKGSKIFHIEFFDRLISGQAVENIQIDSMVKGGGQPNTAIKIVWQEPNTNHKLPISVDLVPVLQFAGEWPEYLIEKTWLMDKEMLKSRGFCLVAKPPHADSDLGKRMREKDQEYERTQLWRISFAHLEAEHIAKVQPRIRDAYVAAKCLRNPDVCRIMFRDKDGILNNADKYVSSYMLKTVFLHKVEDFLENEKSLIEMVDIIYTELERCLEDKVLPLFWQPGANHIAGMKGDPKKALRVAKLMREFVGRLKMREMDSDTKGTESNGKLTEQSRQVSDTDPLKSKECEEAPSENKPLCQCLPALCPLGYYVIMEIDDATDKNSREKEDCSDRSEDKSNHQGRGKMTPF is encoded by the coding sequence ATGTTCTGGAGATTTCTCTGTGTGGTGGAGTCATGGAGTTTTGACATTCTATCTAGGCTTACTGGGACTGGCTGGGACAAACTGGACAGTAGCAGAAAGAAAAATGTGACACCTTGGAGGACACTGTGTATGTACTGTACTTTCCTTTTCTCCTGGGTAAAGGGTCTACTTTTAAACCGCGTGCAAAGTGCTGGGATAGATAACAATGAGCAACTGTTGAGGCAATCCCGTTTTGGCTCTGTTAGTGCATTACAAAGCCTTGTAAAAGATGGCGCTGATGTTAACGCAAAGGACAAGGTCAGTGATCAGACAGCGTTGATGTATTCCACTGCAAATGGTAACAGCGATGTTACTAGCTATCTGGTGGAGGCTGGAGCTGATGTGAATGCAAGGGACAACACTGGTCAGTCTGCATTGATGATTGCTGCTCAGGTTGGCTACAGTGACATTGCAAAATGTCTGGTGGAGGCTGGAGCTGATGTGAATGCACAGGATATTTACAACAAGTCTGCACTGTGGCTGTCAGCATGGTACGGTCATATCGACATTGTCGGATATCTCATAGAGGCAGGAGCGGATGTTGACGTGGAAGCAAAGCGTGACGATACCAGTACCAACGCTTTCGCAATAGCGATGGCGACAGAGTTCGGCCACAAGGAAACTGTCCTCGCACTCATTAAGGCCGGagcaaatatcaatttgtaCTTCAATGAGAGGACACTGCTGAGTATTGCGGCTACCAATGGACATAAAGATGTTTTTTTGGCTCTCCATGAAGCTGGTGCAACAGAAAACAggtacaatttcatttcaatgttaGAAGACTGTATCAAAGATGGACACCTAGAGATCTCACAGCTCATTGGAAATCTAGTGGCTGATGATGATGTGATTAGATCAGACATTTTGAGAATGTTTGAGAAAATCCCCTATCAAGATGGCATTTTGTGTATTGATAGTCTCCGAACACTGATCTTGTTATTTGACAAATTGAACATTCCAATTTCATTAAACAAAAGCAGCATACCATTTCAAGACACCATCGACTATGGCACTCACAGTGCTCTGTGCGAACGAGGCAATCTTCTTACAAATACCAGTACATTGCCCGAAGATCTTGCGAGTCTGCCAAATGTGTCTGAACTGATTACATGTCCTGGCATTGGGAATATAAACTGTCTTCCGAATGGAACTGCAGAGGAAATATCAAAATTCACCTACGATGTCGTGCTTGCAATGGTTGAAAAACTCAATTCAGATATTGATACTGAGCACAACCTGGGCAGCGCTGTCATGGTCAAATGTGGAAGTGCTGCGGAGGGTACGAAGACGGTACTGCCTGATGAATTCGACTACGACATCACATTCAAAACTGACAGGGAAACAGGACAAGTTGTCGATTTCAGACACGATAATAGTGATGACGGCTACAAGTTTTATTCTCGCAGAAAAACAAACGAAGCCGTGAAAATTGGGACCAATTCTCAGACGAAAGGTAGCAAGATATTCCACATTGAGTTTTTTGATAGACTAATATCTGGTCAAGCTGTCGAGAACATACAGATAGATTCTATGGTAAAAGGTGGTGGCCAACCAAATACTGCCATCAAGATCGTATGGCAAGAACCCAACACAAACCATAAGCTCCCAATATCTGTAGATTTGGTCCCAGTTTTGCAATTCGCTGGCGAATGGCCGGAATATCTCATTGAAAAAACTTGGTTGATGGACAAAGAAATGCTGAAATCTAGGGGATTTTGTCTGGTAGCTAAACCACCACATGCCGACAGTGACCTTGGAAAGCGTATGAGAGAAAAGGACCAGGAATACGAGAGAACACAACTTTGGCGCATCTCCTTTGCTCATCTCGAGGCGGAGCACATCGCAAAGGTACAACCTCGGATCAGAGATGCGTACGTTGCAGCCAAGTGTCTACGTAACCCCGACGTCTGCCGAATCATGTTTAGGGACAAGGATGGCATCCTGAATAACGCTGACAAGTATGTATCAAGCTATATGCTGAAAACGGTCTTCCTTCACAAAGTTGAGGACTTCttggaaaatgaaaaaagtttgATCGAAATGGTTGACATTATATACACGGAGCTAGAGCGCTGCTTAGAAGACAAGGTTCTCCCATTATTCTGGCAACCAGGAGCTAACCACATAGCAGGAATGAAGGGTGACCCGAAGAAGGCATTGCGTGTGGCGAAACTGATGAGAGAGTTTGTCGGTCGATTGAAAATGAGGGAAATGGACAGCGATACAAAGGGAACAGAATCGAACGGCAAGTTGACAGAGCAGTCCAGACAGGTGTCCGACACTGATCCTTTGAAGTCCAAGGAATGCGAGGAGGCACCATCAGAGAACAAGCCCCTTTGTCAATGCCTGCCAGCCCTGTGCCCCCTTGGTTACTATGTTATCATGGAAATCGATGATGCCACAGACAAGAACAGCCGGGAGAAGGAGGATTGCAGTGACAGATCAGAGGACAAATCTAACCACCAGGGAAGGGGCAAGATGACACCCTTTTAA